From Corvus moneduloides isolate bCorMon1 chromosome 2, bCorMon1.pri, whole genome shotgun sequence, one genomic window encodes:
- the EGFL6 gene encoding epidermal growth factor-like protein 6 isoform X1, with amino-acid sequence MVPAPGSTLLAALLAAGLAAAGSSRAHGQLGAVSQPGVCRYGSRLDCCPGWRKNKGHCEATCGHGCKYGECMGPNKCKCFPGFTGKICNQDLNECGLKPRPCEHRCMNTHGSYKCYCLNGYMLMPDGTCASSRTCAMVNCQYGCEEVKGQVQCLCPSGGLQLGPNGRTCIDIDECSTGKAVCSYNRRCVNTFGSFYCKCQLGYELKYTSGRYSCVDVNECVTNTHRCNLHAECLNTEGSFHCKCKQGYRGSGVDCAVIPEKSVKEIARIPGTAKDTIKKLLAHKSSVKKHETIKNAIPEAAETPPSKTHLQLLDYEGGIGLGGSYSEEEKETEAAAEEEAEESDEEEKEDFENQIDERSLRGDVFFPKVKEAAAFVPHLAQRKIPVSRPEQEVDCSFSRGVCDWKQDTDDDFDWNPADRDRGDGYYMAVPAFVGHKNDMGRLKLLLTDLKPKSSYCLIFSYRLAGEKVGKLRVFLANKKTAPVWEENKGKDEKWRTGKIEIFQGAETINSVTFESERGKGKTGEIGVDNVILISGLCPEDT; translated from the exons ATGGTGCCGGCGCCCGGGAGCACCCTGCTCGCCGCGCTGCTCGCCGCCGGGCTGGCCGCCGCGGGCAG CTCAAGAGCTCATGGGCAGCTGGGGGCTGTAAGCCAGCCTGGGGTGTGTCGCTACGGTTCCAGGTTGGactgctgtcctggctggagaAAGAACAAGGGCCACTGTGAAG CTACCTGTGGACATGGCTGCAAGTATGGCGAGTGCATGGGACcaaacaaatgcaaatgtttCCCTGGGTTCACAGGGAAAATCTGTAATCAAG ATCTGAACGAATGTGGACTGAAGCCACGTCCCTGTGAGCACAGATGTATGAACACACACGGCAGCTACAAGTGCTATTGTCTCAACGGGTACATGCTCATGCCAGATGGCACATGTGCAA GTTCTAGGACATGTGCCATGGTGAATTGCCAATATGGATGTGAAGAAGTCAAAGGGCAGGTGCAGTGTCTCTGTCCATCAGGTGGCCTTCAGCTGGGACCAAATGGAAGGACATGCATTG acaTTGATGAATGCTCCACTGGCAAAGCTGTCTGCTCTTACAACCGCAGATGCGTCAACACATTTGGAAGCTTCTACTGCAAGTGCCAGCTTGGTTATGAACTGAAATACACCAGTGGCCGCTACAGCTGTGTAG ATGTAAATGAATGCGTGACAAATACACACAGGTGTAACCTCCACGCAGAGTGCCTCAACACCGAAGGGTCCTTCCACTGCAAATGTAAACAGGGCTACCGAGGAAGTGGAGTTGATTGTGCTG TTATCCCTGAAAAGTCAGTGAAGGAAATTGCAAGAATCCCTGGAACAGCTAAGGACACAATTAAGAAACTTCTTGCACATAAAAGCAGTGTGAAAAAGCATGAAACAATCAAGAATGCAAtcccagaagcagctgagaCACCACCTTCTAAGACCCACTTGCAGTTACTGGACTATGAAGGTGGTATTGGTCTTGGTGGGAGCTAcagtgaggaagagaaagaaactgaagctgctgcagaagaggagGCAGAAGAGTCAgatgaagaggagaaggaagattttgaaaatcaaattgATGAACGAAGCCTTAGAGGAGATGTCTTTT TTCCCAAGGTAAAAGAAGCAGCTGCCTTTGTCCCTCACCTGGCACAGAGGAAAATTCCAGTGTCGAGACCAGAGCAAGAAG ttgattgCAGCTTCAGTCGAGGGGTGTGTGACTGGAAACAAGATACTGATGATGACTTTGACTGGAATCCTGCTGATCGAGATAGAG gCGATGGCTACTACATGGCAGTTCCAGCTTTTGTGGGGCACAAGAACGATATGGGGCGTCTGAAACTTCTCCTCACTGACCTCAAACCAAAGAGCAGCTACTGCTTGATTTTCAGTTATCGGCTTGCTGGTGAGAAAGTGGGAAAGCTTCGAGTGTTCctggcaaacaaaaaaactgctCCTGTCTGGGAagagaataaaggaaaagatgaaaagtgGAGAACTGGAAAAATAGAGATATTTCAGGGGGCTGAAACAATCAACAGT GTCACTTTTGAATCAGAACGTGGGAAGGGTAAAACTGGAGAAATTGGAGTGGACAATGTTATACTAATTTCTGGTCTATGCCCAGAAGATACCTGA
- the EGFL6 gene encoding epidermal growth factor-like protein 6 isoform X2 has protein sequence MVPAPGSTLLAALLAAGLAAAGSSRAHGQLGAVSQPGVCRYGSRLDCCPGWRKNKGHCEATCGHGCKYGECMGPNKCKCFPGFTGKICNQDLNECGLKPRPCEHRCMNTHGSYKCYCLNGYMLMPDGTCASSRTCAMVNCQYGCEEVKGQVQCLCPSGGLQLGPNGRTCIDIDECSTGKAVCSYNRRCVNTFGSFYCKCQLGYELKYTSGRYSCVDVNECVTNTHRCNLHAECLNTEGSFHCKCKQGYRGSGVDCAVIPEKSVKEIARIPGTAKDTIKKLLAHKSSVKKHETIKNAIPEAAETPPSKTHLQLLDYEGGIGLGGSYSEEEKETEAAAEEEAEESDEEEKEDFENQIDERSLRGDVFFDCSFSRGVCDWKQDTDDDFDWNPADRDRGDGYYMAVPAFVGHKNDMGRLKLLLTDLKPKSSYCLIFSYRLAGEKVGKLRVFLANKKTAPVWEENKGKDEKWRTGKIEIFQGAETINSVTFESERGKGKTGEIGVDNVILISGLCPEDT, from the exons ATGGTGCCGGCGCCCGGGAGCACCCTGCTCGCCGCGCTGCTCGCCGCCGGGCTGGCCGCCGCGGGCAG CTCAAGAGCTCATGGGCAGCTGGGGGCTGTAAGCCAGCCTGGGGTGTGTCGCTACGGTTCCAGGTTGGactgctgtcctggctggagaAAGAACAAGGGCCACTGTGAAG CTACCTGTGGACATGGCTGCAAGTATGGCGAGTGCATGGGACcaaacaaatgcaaatgtttCCCTGGGTTCACAGGGAAAATCTGTAATCAAG ATCTGAACGAATGTGGACTGAAGCCACGTCCCTGTGAGCACAGATGTATGAACACACACGGCAGCTACAAGTGCTATTGTCTCAACGGGTACATGCTCATGCCAGATGGCACATGTGCAA GTTCTAGGACATGTGCCATGGTGAATTGCCAATATGGATGTGAAGAAGTCAAAGGGCAGGTGCAGTGTCTCTGTCCATCAGGTGGCCTTCAGCTGGGACCAAATGGAAGGACATGCATTG acaTTGATGAATGCTCCACTGGCAAAGCTGTCTGCTCTTACAACCGCAGATGCGTCAACACATTTGGAAGCTTCTACTGCAAGTGCCAGCTTGGTTATGAACTGAAATACACCAGTGGCCGCTACAGCTGTGTAG ATGTAAATGAATGCGTGACAAATACACACAGGTGTAACCTCCACGCAGAGTGCCTCAACACCGAAGGGTCCTTCCACTGCAAATGTAAACAGGGCTACCGAGGAAGTGGAGTTGATTGTGCTG TTATCCCTGAAAAGTCAGTGAAGGAAATTGCAAGAATCCCTGGAACAGCTAAGGACACAATTAAGAAACTTCTTGCACATAAAAGCAGTGTGAAAAAGCATGAAACAATCAAGAATGCAAtcccagaagcagctgagaCACCACCTTCTAAGACCCACTTGCAGTTACTGGACTATGAAGGTGGTATTGGTCTTGGTGGGAGCTAcagtgaggaagagaaagaaactgaagctgctgcagaagaggagGCAGAAGAGTCAgatgaagaggagaaggaagattttgaaaatcaaattgATGAACGAAGCCTTAGAGGAGATGTCTTTT ttgattgCAGCTTCAGTCGAGGGGTGTGTGACTGGAAACAAGATACTGATGATGACTTTGACTGGAATCCTGCTGATCGAGATAGAG gCGATGGCTACTACATGGCAGTTCCAGCTTTTGTGGGGCACAAGAACGATATGGGGCGTCTGAAACTTCTCCTCACTGACCTCAAACCAAAGAGCAGCTACTGCTTGATTTTCAGTTATCGGCTTGCTGGTGAGAAAGTGGGAAAGCTTCGAGTGTTCctggcaaacaaaaaaactgctCCTGTCTGGGAagagaataaaggaaaagatgaaaagtgGAGAACTGGAAAAATAGAGATATTTCAGGGGGCTGAAACAATCAACAGT GTCACTTTTGAATCAGAACGTGGGAAGGGTAAAACTGGAGAAATTGGAGTGGACAATGTTATACTAATTTCTGGTCTATGCCCAGAAGATACCTGA